Genomic segment of Vallitalea longa:
TTTGACAAAAGATATTTCTGCATCTAAGTACTGTTTTACTCTTGGGATATCAGTGTCATATACTTTAAAGAGATTTGCAGAGTTTAATTTTTGCTCATAATAATTTTTGTTCATAATGCTTCCCCCTTACTAATATGTTCAGGTTAATACAATAATACTACTCTCCTTATCTTTATCATGATAAAGGATTATTGATTATCCAATAAGCATCTTAATCTAAGGTTATCCAATATCTTTGTGAAACTCCCTCTGCATCCGATATTTCGTTTTCTAATACTCCACCATTATTCATTATTGTTTTTGCAGATGCAATATTATCATTATCACAAGTTACTAGGACCTTATATATATTTAATTTAGCACATTCTGTCAATGCTAATGACAGCATTTCTGTAGCATATCCTTGTCTTCTTTCTGATTTTCTAACACTATAACCTATATGTCCACCATGCCTAAGCAAAAAATCATTCAATCTATGTCTTATACTAATCATACCAACCAAGCGACCATCATCATTAGATATCGCCATATATGTAGAATCAGGAACTAGTCCTTCCCTTACCGTTTCTTCTTTTGAATTATCACATAGTGCACTGTACCATTCTTCAAAAATCTCAGTATTTTTCAAGCCAGAAGTACCATCCAAACTATCACCATTTTCAATAAATTCTCTTCTATAGTCAAGTATTGCTTCTTTGTAGTGTGGTGTAGGTACAACTAATTTAATTCTATTCATAACATTCCTCCCATTCTATTATCAATCTAATCGTGTATTTATAAATTTGTCATAATTTTATATTCTATCAAAAATCACAGCTAATCTAA
This window contains:
- a CDS encoding GNAT family N-acetyltransferase, encoding MNRIKLVVPTPHYKEAILDYRREFIENGDSLDGTSGLKNTEIFEEWYSALCDNSKEETVREGLVPDSTYMAISNDDGRLVGMISIRHRLNDFLLRHGGHIGYSVRKSERRQGYATEMLSLALTECAKLNIYKVLVTCDNDNIASAKTIMNNGGVLENEISDAEGVSQRYWITLD